A genomic stretch from Neospora caninum Liverpool complete genome, chromosome III includes:
- a CDS encoding putative ATPase, AAA family domain-containing protein gives MHIYACIYTAGRYYNLLPPVPPSVWGRERRREPPSFSRVTFADVAGHGEAKKQLRQVIQFLRSPQAFDALGARAPRGILLEGPTGTGKTLLARAVAGESSVPFLSISGGSFVELYVGQGAARVRALFEAAKAQAPCVVFIDEFDAIALDRKECIGEREQKNKGKQGRKREKEDKEQGEEKAEMRLDGMERPSGGGLHSAGLRGARGSDPTLEKASFAASEASACAPSYEKETTPASFLASLKRALAFPLFFPFLHRSATPRGSSDARGNCEAPSPSQDSPSALPPPIVVLAATNRVAALDEAVKRPGRFDIIVRIDLPSEGERFQALKLHSAPLVVSASVDFHALAHSTSGFSGAELEGLCNEAALGASREGRVAVGAEDFAAALETFQRRKGRTPRRRDAARQRQQVANHRQGGATDPREERDDKEECERREKETELLDLVRAWVRAVGERDSTCDANPRA, from the exons atgcacatatatgcatgcatatatacagcTG GGCGCTACTACAATTTGCTTCCGCCAGTGCCGCCGAGCGTgtggggcagagagagaagacgagagccgccttctttctcgcgcgtcacCTTTGCCGACGTGGCGGGCCAtggcgaagcgaagaaacaacTCAGGCAGGTGATTCAGTTCCTCCGCTCGCCTCAGGCGTTTGACGCGCTCGGCGCCAGAGCCCCGCGAGGCATCTTGCTCGAAGGCCCAACCGGAACAG GCAAAACGCTGCTGGCCCGAGCAGTCGCTGGCGAGTCTTCCGTTCCCTTTTTGTCGATTAGCGGAGGCTCCTTTGTGGAGCTTTACGTGGGGCAAGGCGCTGCGCGCGTTAGGGCACTtttcgaggcggcgaaggcccAGGCGCCTTGCGTCGTCTTCATCGACGAATTCGACGCGATCGCCCTGGACCGAAAAGAGTGCATCGGTGAGCgggaacagaaaaacaaaggaaagcagggaaggaagagagagaaggaggatAAGGAacagggcgaagagaaagcggaaatgAGG CTGGACGGCATGGAGCGACCGAGCGGCGGCGGGCTCCACAGCGCAGGCCTTCGGGGTGCACGAGGAAGTGATCCAACCCTGGAAAAAGCGTCTTTCGCCGCTTCAGAAGCGTCCGCGTGCGCTCCGTCCtacgagaaggagacgacgccCGCGTcatttctcgcctccctcaagcgcgcgctcgccttccctctgttcttcccgttcctccATCGCTCGGCAACGCCCAGAGGATCCTCAGACGCGCGTGGAAACTGCGAGGCGCCCTCGCCATCCCAGGATTCGCCCTCTGCGTTGCCTCCTCCGATTGTCGTCCTGGCAGCCACCAATCGTGTCGCAGCTCTGGACGAAGCTGTCAAGCGACCGGGCCGATTCGACATAATCGTGCGCATCGATCTGCCCTCAGAAGGCGAAAG GTTCCAAGCGCTGAAGCTGCACAGCGCGCCGCTGGTGGTCTCGGCCTCAGTGGATTTCCACGCGCTCGCGCACAGCACGAGCGGGTTTTCCGGCGCGGAGTTGGAAGGACTGTGCAACGAGGCGGCGCTGGGAGCCTCGAGGGAAGGACGGgtcgccgtcggcgccgAGGACTTCGCTGCCGCTCTGGAGACTTTCcagcgaaggaaaggcagaactccacgcaggcgagacgctgcgcggcagagacagcaagtCGCAAACCACAGACAGGGTGGTGCAACCGATccccgagaagaaagagacgacaaagaagaaTGTGAGCGCCgtgagaaggagacagagctgCTCGATCTGGTGCGTGCGTGGGTGCGTGCGGTCGGCGAAAGGGATTCAACATGCGACGCAAATCCGAGGGCATAG